The following coding sequences are from one Selenomonadales bacterium window:
- the tenA gene encoding thiaminase II, producing the protein MAVVDRLLAAAKPIWDRYNDHPFVKGIEDGTLDKEKFRYYILQDYLYLEEYAKVFAIGVAKAESLEMIRLFAGYINVLTDGEMDIHRGYMGELGITQEELDSTERAIDNLSYTSYMLRVAYEETQVEILAAILSCAHSYEMIAKRIIESNPASVDHPFYGEWIKGYASDAYTKENVTLMAHLDRLTENYTEAQIQHLIDIFVISSRYEEKFWDLSWNMSK; encoded by the coding sequence ATGGCAGTTGTAGACAGACTTCTCGCGGCGGCGAAACCGATCTGGGACAGATATAACGATCATCCGTTCGTTAAAGGCATCGAAGACGGTACGCTCGACAAAGAAAAATTCCGCTACTATATCCTGCAGGATTATCTCTACCTCGAAGAATATGCCAAGGTATTCGCCATCGGCGTTGCCAAAGCAGAGAGCCTTGAGATGATACGCCTCTTTGCAGGCTATATCAACGTCCTCACCGACGGCGAGATGGATATCCACCGCGGCTACATGGGCGAGCTGGGCATCACGCAGGAAGAGCTTGACAGTACAGAGCGCGCAATCGACAACCTCTCGTACACGTCGTATATGCTCCGCGTTGCGTATGAGGAAACACAGGTCGAGATATTGGCGGCTATCCTTTCTTGCGCACACAGCTATGAGATGATAGCCAAACGCATCATCGAGAGCAATCCTGCATCGGTCGATCACCCATTTTACGGCGAATGGATCAAAGGATATGCCTCGGACGCGTATACGAAAGAAAACGTAACTCTCATGGCACACCTTGACCGTCTGACGGAAAACTATACCGAAGCACAGATTCAGCATCTTATCGACATCTTCGTCATCAGCTCGCGCTACGAAGAAAAATTCTGGGATCTGTCGTGGAACATGAGTAAATAA
- a CDS encoding ABC-F family ATP-binding cassette domain-containing protein, with the protein MSVLTVEHVSHGFGARTILEDASFRLLKGEHVGLIGANGEGKSTFLNIITGRLTPDEGKIQWSNRVSIGYLDQHSVLQKGMSIRDVLRTAFDEMFKLEQTMLGLYDRMGEASPDDIDKMMAEASEIQEILEANSFYTIDAKIEEVAGGLGLRDIGLDRDVTDLSGGQRTKVLLTKLLLQNPTILILDEPTNYLDTEHIEWLTTYLQNYENAFILVSHDIPFLNRVVNVIYHVENAELTRYKGSYDDFLKMYEIRKKQQEAAFTRQQQEIDRLEDFIARNKARVATRGMANSRQKWLDKMEVIEKPLEKPKPKFHFREARTPSRFVFRTHDLVLGYDSPLTKPVNVSLERGQKVAIRGVNGLGKTTLLKTLLGIIKPVSGSVELGEFLEPGYFEQETSRDNDNTALEEVWQEYPGMTNFEVRAALALCGLTNEHITSKMIALSGGEAAKVRLCKVMQKDINFLILDEPTNHLDQDAKEELKRALKAFKGTVLLVSHEPEFYEDWVSDIWNIEGWTTKIV; encoded by the coding sequence CTTTTCGCCTCTTGAAGGGCGAGCATGTCGGCCTCATCGGTGCGAACGGTGAAGGCAAATCGACGTTTTTGAATATTATTACGGGTCGTCTGACGCCTGATGAGGGCAAGATCCAATGGTCGAACCGCGTGTCGATCGGTTATCTCGATCAGCATTCGGTACTGCAGAAGGGAATGTCTATTCGCGACGTCTTAAGAACGGCGTTCGATGAGATGTTCAAGCTCGAGCAGACGATGCTCGGTCTGTATGACCGGATGGGCGAAGCGTCGCCCGATGATATCGACAAGATGATGGCAGAGGCGAGCGAGATCCAAGAGATCTTAGAGGCGAACAGCTTCTATACGATCGATGCGAAGATCGAAGAAGTAGCAGGCGGGCTGGGACTTAGAGATATCGGCCTTGACCGCGATGTAACGGACTTGTCGGGCGGTCAGCGTACGAAGGTGCTCCTTACGAAGCTCCTTCTCCAGAATCCGACGATCCTTATCCTCGACGAGCCGACGAACTATCTCGATACAGAGCATATCGAGTGGCTGACGACATATTTGCAGAACTATGAGAATGCGTTTATTCTCGTATCGCACGATATCCCGTTCCTCAATCGTGTCGTCAATGTTATCTATCACGTAGAAAATGCAGAGCTTACGCGCTACAAGGGCAGTTATGACGACTTCCTCAAGATGTACGAGATCCGCAAAAAACAGCAGGAGGCGGCATTTACACGCCAACAGCAGGAGATCGACCGTTTGGAAGATTTTATCGCGCGCAACAAAGCACGTGTGGCAACGCGCGGTATGGCGAACAGCCGTCAGAAATGGCTCGATAAGATGGAGGTCATCGAAAAACCTCTTGAAAAACCGAAGCCGAAATTCCATTTCCGCGAAGCACGCACGCCGAGCCGTTTCGTATTCCGGACGCATGACTTGGTGCTTGGTTACGACAGCCCTCTCACGAAGCCTGTCAACGTATCTTTGGAACGCGGTCAAAAGGTCGCGATCCGCGGCGTGAACGGTCTTGGTAAAACGACGCTTCTCAAAACGCTCCTCGGTATCATCAAACCGGTGTCGGGCAGTGTTGAGCTGGGCGAGTTCTTAGAACCGGGCTACTTCGAGCAGGAAACGAGCCGTGACAACGACAACACGGCACTCGAAGAAGTATGGCAGGAATATCCGGGCATGACGAATTTTGAAGTCCGTGCGGCACTCGCGCTCTGCGGTCTGACGAACGAACATATCACAAGCAAGATGATCGCTCTCTCGGGCGGCGAGGCGGCAAAGGTACGTCTGTGCAAAGTGATGCAGAAGGATATCAACTTCCTGATCCTCGACGAGCCGACGAACCATCTCGACCAGGATGCTAAAGAGGAACTCAAACGCGCCCTCAAAGCGTTCAAAGGCACCGTCCTTCTCGTATCGCACGAACCCGAGTTCTATGAGGACTGGGTATCGGATATCTGGAACATCGAAGGCTGGACGACGAAGATCGTATAA